ACTTATGTGTTCTGGAATCTTCATGAGCCTAATCAGGGCGaggtaaaattaatattaaaatattaatatattatatcatacACAAGCATCCatttaaacttaattaatttgcaagatatttttctttcttttttattttttaaaaaataaaaataaaaaaattatttatttattaactttttttgggGTTCATCAGTGGAATTTTGAAGGCAATCGTGACTTGGTGAAATTCATAAAATGTATCTGGGAGCAAGGCTTGTGGGTGACCCTCAGGATTGGACCATACATTGAAGCTGAATGGAATATGGGGTAcgtaaaaacatatatatatatataatctctCTTTCAggttttgtaattaattttattttatttttccatctacgtactataaatatatatatatgttgcagAGGATTTCCATACTGGCTAAGAGAGGTTCCCGACATCATATTCCGTTCCGATAATGAAGCTTTCAaggtatacatacatataattaataagaatattaaagaatttataattaattatactataaaataaatggtatTAGATGTAATAAGTACTAATTCTATCTTGATGATAATGTGGCATGCATGCAGTACCACATGCAAAAGTACGCAGAGAAGGTGATTAACATgatgaaaaaagagaaactgTTTGCTGATCAAGGAGGACCCATCGTCATGATGCAGGCAAGTACCCATCGGCCatcttatgaaatattaattttttttaatataataaaaatatggagtagtatatatgaatgaattgtgattcttattattaattacagaTTGAAAATGAGTACAACAATGTACAATTAGCATACAGAGAAAGAGGTATAAGTTATGTGAAATGGGCAGCAAACATGGCTCTAAGTTTATACAACGGGGTCCCTTGGATCATGTGCAAACAAAAGGATGCCCCTCCCACAGTGATCAGTACATGCAATGGAAGGCAGTGTGCAGACACATTCGCTGGTCCAAATGGCCCTGACAAGCCTTCTCTCTGGACTGAGAACTGGACCGCACAGTACAGAGTATTCGGCGACACCCCCTCTCAGCGCGCTGCTGAAGATATATCCTTTGCGGTTGCTCGGTTCTTTACAAGAAATGGCACACTCAACAACTACTACATGTACTACGGTGGAAGTAACTTTGGGAGAACCAGTTCCTCCTCCTTTGTCACTACTCGTTACTACGACGAAGCTCCTCTTGATGAATATGGTTTGAGGAGGGAGCCCAAGTTCGGTCACTTGAGGGATTTGCACAGGGCTTTGAAATTGAGCAAAAAGCCTTTGCTTCGAGGCACTCCAAAGGTGGAACGCATCAGCCAAGACCTTGAGATCACTACTTATGAGAAACCCTCTGAAAATCTTTGTGTTGCCTTCTTGACCAACAACGACACGAGAGAAGCTAAAACTATTCATTTCAGAGGCAAGGATTACTACTTACCTTCCAAGTCCGTCAGCATTCTCCCTGATTGCAAGACCGTCGTCTACAACACAGCTGCAATTGTAGCACAACACAGTTCTAGGAACTTTGTTGTGCCCCAACAGGCAAAGTTTTCCAAATGGGAGATGTTCAAAGAAACTATTCCAACCATTAATGACTTGAAAGATAGGACTCCCGCGCCCAAGGAACTTTACAGTTTTACTAAGGATGTCTCTGACTATGCTTGGTACAGCACAAGGTATGTACAAGTGTTCCTCCATGCAATTACAAcaggattaattatattgataaatcaagaatattaaattttatatatataaatgtttcCCCAATTTCTTTAGATTACCTACTCGTGTAATTTAGAttcttcttaattaattagacataataattatatataccatATACTTTGCAGCATCAAGATAGATGCTCGTGATTTGCCAATGAGGCCCGATGTTCGTCCAGGCCTTCACATTGCTAGTCTTGGCCATGCTTTGCTTGCATTCGTCAATGGCGAATACATAGGATTCGAGCACGGTAGCAACG
This DNA window, taken from Sesamum indicum cultivar Zhongzhi No. 13 unplaced genomic scaffold, S_indicum_v1.0 C00944, whole genome shotgun sequence, encodes the following:
- the LOC105155252 gene encoding beta-galactosidase 14-like; translated protein: MWPDIIRKAKEGGLNIIQTYVFWNLHEPNQGEWNFEGNRDLVKFIKCIWEQGLWVTLRIGPYIEAEWNMGGFPYWLREVPDIIFRSDNEAFKYHMQKYAEKVINMMKKEKLFADQGGPIVMMQIENEYNNVQLAYRERGISYVKWAANMALSLYNGVPWIMCKQKDAPPTVISTCNGRQCADTFAGPNGPDKPSLWTENWTAQYRVFGDTPSQRAAEDISFAVARFFTRNGTLNNYYMYYGGSNFGRTSSSSFVTTRYYDEAPLDEYGLRREPKFGHLRDLHRALKLSKKPLLRGTPKVERISQDLEITTYEKPSENLCVAFLTNNDTREAKTIHFRGKDYYLPSKSVSILPDCKTVVYNTAAIVAQHSSRNFVVPQQAKFSKWEMFKETIPTINDLKDRTPAPKELYSFTKDVSDYAWYSTSIKIDARDLPMRPDVRPGLHIASLGHALLAFVNGEYIGFEHGSNVEKSHIFRKPVNLTAGDNDITLLAMTVGFPNSGAYMEKRFAGPRAVTLEGLMSGTLDITNNNWGQQVGVNG